One Patescibacteria group bacterium genomic window, AATTCTATATTATTGCTTAATTAGTAATTCCAACCTGTGATAACGTTTTGTTCTGTCCGCCACTGCCCTCAAGGAAAAAATATACGGTATAATCAGTAGCAAGGGGAGCGGCTGCAAACGTGTACTCACATGGGGTTGTGTTACCATGATTACATGCGACGGTAGGTACATTGGAGGGATCCTTTAAGTTGGTTGAACCGGGCATTGAAATGGTAATCCCGCCAGTACATTCAAATACCTTTCGTCCTGCTGCCCAGTTACTGCAACAACTTGCATAACTTCCCCCATTCGCGTCCAAGCACAACTCCATGGCAGAATGCAGCTGTTTCATGTCCGCGAGCCTCCTCGCATCCCTTGCCTTAACCCTCGCATTTTTAAGGGCAACGGCAGATAAGGTCGCTATAAGCCCGATAATGGAAAT contains:
- a CDS encoding type II secretion system protein, whose translation is MRRIFNAQKGFTLIELLVVISIIGLIATLSAVALKNARVKARDARRLADMKQLHSAMELCLDANGGSYASCCSNWAAGRKVFECTGGITISMPGSTNLKDPSNVPTVACNHGNTTPCEYTFAAAPLATDYTVYFFLEGSGGQNKTLSQVGITN